Part of the Sorghum bicolor cultivar BTx623 chromosome 1, Sorghum_bicolor_NCBIv3, whole genome shotgun sequence genome, CTGTAAATCCTAGAtgtccttttccttgttctgatTCAAAGGCAATACCCACCAAACATGGAGGATACAAATAATATTATTATGAAGGTACACCATAGATTGAttgacaaataaaaaaaaactaatgagTAATGATCACTAGCAACTATCCCAGCCCACAGCATCAGAAGGAAAAAGATCTAGCCCAGATAGGTGAATGTGAATGCAGAGAGATGCATGCCACCTTATTTTTCATGGATCGACAGAGAATTTGATATGGAAACACAATCACAATTCTAGTATGTCAATTATTTAAATGAATTACAGAGCACAGCAAATAGGACCAAAGAAACAGACCTGCATGAATCCCGTGTTCTCCTCACCAAGGCCAATACCCCCAACAAGAATGGGGTGGCAAGGATTAAAATGCTCAACAAGCTCAAATGGCACACCATGTACTTCTAACCTGACATAAGTACCAGTCCTGAATCCTTCAATGTCTACTCGAGTCTCTTCGTCAAGGTCATTGAGCTCGGACATATTCATTTGCTTGCGAAGTTCCATTTCCTCCTTTAGCTGAATGTTCAAAAGCTAATTAGTACCAAGATACGAAGTGAAGAACCTCAAAAGAAGCAACTAGGCAAAGGGCATTATGATAATACTTTGTCAAAATAGCCCCCTCCGTTAGACTGTTCCTGTCTGGATTTCTTCTTAACATCATCAACTTCGTCATCGGATAGCTCAGAACCATCATATGTAAGTCTCAGTCAAAGAATCAAAGGAGAAGATAGAAAAGGTACTTAAGAGAGATAAAGGAATAAAAGTATCCAGTCAAAGTAAATAGACCAGGTagagattttttattttttcgcaTAAGCGAAACAAAAGAACACCAAGAAAactgaaaatgaaaaaaaaaacagagtaaCAGTGCCCTTTTCTTCTCAATATGATTGTAAGTGGAGAATGAAATGAAAAGGTAATAAACATGGACCATATATTAAGGATATTGTGCATCAAATTTTGCTCTTAGTGCAAGCTTCTTAAGTCTTCTTTCTTCAACTTCTGGATCATCTTTCCTTTCTGCATCTTCAACTGCCTGGCTCATATGTACCTCACCAGTTTCAAGATCTTCAAAATCACCATATATTTCCTCACCATCCTCTCCATTTTCATCTGCATCCTGTCCTCTTAAAGCAGCTTTTGACCAATTTCCAGTCACAAAACGATCACGGATGCTTTTGATGAGATCTTCATTAGACCAATCTCTTAGCTCTGCTTTGAAAAACTTGGAGCAATCCTCAGCATCAATATCCTCAAAGCTTGGTGATTCATTCTTTGCTTGCTGCAAACCATAAAAACAACACATTTATGTTCTATAAACCTATAACAAACAAGAGTCAACTGTTGCAACTGTCAGCAATACGCATTACATCAGGTACTGCATCACAGATTCACATAACATATAGAAAAAGGGGAAATGGCTGATCCTTCACCCCTCACTGCTGCCCCCACCCCCACCAACATATAACAAGAACAGTACAACGAAAGGGTAAAGGTGGTTTATAAATGTCCCTACTCTAGAGAACTCTACAAACCAATCAACTCATTGAAAGTGGCACAGGTTAACTTATATGATAGGTTATCATACCAAAAATATACTCCATCCcaatttataagtcattccaagaatcttggagagtcaaagcatttcaagtttgaccaacattataaaaaaattagaaaggtttatgacatcaaatatatattactatgaaaatataactaatgaagaacctaatgatacttagatggtatcataaatgttattatgttatcatataattgagatactttgactctccaagattcttggaatgacttataatttgggatggagtacTATAAATTGTATTGGGCACATGAGTCATGCGTGCAACGAATATGCACCTTTTGTCCTTTTGGTATGAAAAATTCGTCATCTGAGCTATTGGCTTCACCATCATCATTTTCTTCTAGCGCACCACCGCCTAGCTTTGTTGAAGGTAGTCCATAGACAAGTTGCATCAAATTAGCACTCCGTCGGGACTGTGTTCTTGCAAGTAGGGATTCTTTCCATTTTGAAGTGTTCTCAATTTCATCCtctaaaacagaaaaaaaaaaagatgcaaaaacagaaaaaaaatgatatcaCTTTAATATGCAAAGATAGTTGTTTGAGCAAAGAAATTAACAACAATCTGTATCATAGATCGGTGCAGCAACCAAGATACTCATGTGAATCTGTGAATATAGTACCTGAATCACTAGCTTCTCCACTATCATCTGCTGATACAGAATCCCCAGACAACTGGTCATCACCAGAATCCTCCTCATCATCGCCATCTTCATCAGTACCCTGTTAAGTAAACAAAGGATTCATGAAATAATATGCAAGCACTAAAAGAATCAGTTTACGCATGAACTAATAGACTTCCCAACCTGGACTATGTACATTTCCTGGCTTGGGTTACAAACATATGCATATAATATAGTGAAAACCATGCTCTAAAGGACAAGGATCATAAACTGACATGCAATAGAGTCTGAGACAAGAAAAAATATCCATGACAAGGAAATAAGGGAAAACAATAGACCTCATCATCAACGTCATCTAGAAAATTAGCAGACACAGCTTTTCGCCTCACTCTTCCATTGCAAATTTCTACTTCTTCCCTCAATTCAACATCACGATCCCTCAGCTGAATATCATCATTATCCTCTTCGCTATCACTAGAGCCTTCAGAATGTTCATTTCTCTCCATGGTGACTGCATTGCTATTGTTACCGTCATCTACTTGCTGCAAGTTTGTGTCACCCTGATCATCCTGGCTTGCAGAGATGACATTGCCTTCAGCATCACTGTCTTTGGATTGAGCAGCAGGACGCCCACCAAAGAAATTTATAAAACTTTGTTCCAACTTTTCATCAAGGGAGTATCTCGTGTTTTGAAGTGTTTTTACCAGGGCCACGCCGACATCTTTACCTTTCCCTGTAAAATGAAAGACCAGCAGTCCAACATAAATAAAATTAAGAAAGGCATAAGCGGCTAAGCACAGACTGAAGTAACGATTAAGGGCAGGAATCCAGATGCAAAGCTGAAGTTAATCCAATTCCAGAATAAGTGCACAAACAGTTATGCTTTAAAAGGTTCATATTGTACCATAGATCTGCCAAAAAAAGGTTCCCATTCTAACAGTTCACATTCTAAATGTATCGATATAGGTGGAACAAATGGAATGATTGACAAACAACAAATATACGATAGGGAGGATCAAGTACCAAAAATCATGTACACAACAACCAGCATTTTGTTATCCAGCATCATAAATAATTCAAAGCCAAGATATTCATCTGAATAGCACACTAGCTAAGGTAATGAACACAGGAAAAAAACGACATTAATTAGGATGAATAAGCATACTACAAGAAACTCCAAAAGCGATAATGCAATGAATGAACAAGGGACTCGGCATTAGGTATGCATAACCTATAACCTAGGCCTACCTTGCTTTTCGGGTGCATCATTTTCATCACTCTTTGAAAACTGAACAAGATGATCATTGATATTAATATAAACTGCATCCTTGTCATAAAGTAAATCCCCAAGACCAGACATTGGCGCATAGAACAGTTTTTCCTTGTCACGCAATCCTCTCTTCTTTGCAGATGATGGCAAAGGGCAAGGATCAGCCAAACCCGTCACCCCAGACAAGCTGAAATCACCTGCCCCTGTGATATGCACCTGTACAAATTTTTGTGCTTCTTAATATAATACAAGTGCAATCATATGAAAAATGTAACACTATAAAGCTGTTTGTTGGAACTTCAAAGCACAAAGTAACACGCTAACTCAACATCAAGCTACACTGATCATTTAAGGAACACATGTGTACCTTGGTCCCTCTTTTCATATTACAGCCACGGAGGTAACCGTACAATGTTATTGTTCTGTCACACTTTCTGTTCAAGCGCACACTTTCTGTAGGGGTGACATCCTCAAATCTATCAACTAACAAATAAGGATGAGCCATACGCCAACTCAATGGGATAGGTTTGATTACAGAGATGAATCTTGCAAGATTATGGACTTCTCTTTTGGTGTATCTGCATGAAATTTATATGCCAAATGGTCATAGGTCTAAGCAAAAAGGTTCATCACACTCAGCAGGTAAATACAAAATTGCATCGTGAAGCTGCACCATGAGAAAAAGCCATAAAAAAtctttataatatataatatgcTTAGCTGTGAGCTAAATCTGGTGCAAACTGATACAAGCATGTGGATTGATGTTCCAGTTAATTAAATAGAAAGTTAACAATATGAGAGGAAATGGCAACTTACTTTCCATGAATCAAACCAGacaagtagaataattttgctcCCTCCTTTATCTCGGCCCAGAATCGATGTTTAAGGCGCTGCTTAGTTTTCCTGagtttcttcacatctttaaaTTTATCAAGATGTgtgagcactcccatcaccttggGGAATCCATGGACTTGCATGATATTAAGAAACTCAAATGTATCCTGGGAACAAGGATTCATTTACATACCATTAGTCCAAGAAAacatattaataaaaaaaatcaattgtATGGCAATTTATAGTCCAATACAGCAATGTCAGTTGCACTCATCAGTATAATTTAAAGTCAACACCATCGTACATGTGGGATAACACTGTTGAATACTAGGTCATAAAAAAAGAACGAAATATATCATCATAGTAGAATATCAGCCAAACATAGGTAAGAAGTCACATCAGAAGATCTTCTAAGGTACGtttagagagaaagagaggttATTTAAACTCTTCTACACGTGTTTGCTAGAAAACTTAACAGAGCTACATAGTAAACTGGTAACAATttgaaaatagaaatatgacaACACACCATTTCAAATCCATAGCTTCCATCAATGAGCAATAAAGCGAGATCAGCTATTTTAGCAGCATCAATCATTCCATTGATATCATTTGGACACTCCACGAACTGTACCCTCCTGCTTTTGCCTGCATCCAACAAACAAACCATAAGCTTATTATCTTCACAAAAAATCTAGCATTATTccattaaattttgattttcaaTGTACAATATGCAAAGGGTTCCTTAACCTGATACAACAGTGATGGGACCACGAACTTCTGGTAAGTTTTGTTTGGTGTAGTGTTTTACCAGACATTTTATCAATAGTGACTTCCCAACCTAATGAATTTGAGGCGAAGCGATGATAAGAGACAGAACATTAACAATCAATCTGTGCAAAATGCAGAGCGTACCTGTGGAGGTCCTTGAACTACAACAACaaaaggaggaggttcaccaatGGAACGGTCCATAATTGGGACATGGAGACGCCGTTGTTCAATCTCAGCTGATCGAGCTTGCAGACGCTTGGCCTTCGCTGCTGACTGAAATGCAAAAGCCTGAAAGAATGGAAAGGTAGTTTGATTAGAAAAAACAAGGCTTCAAGACCCATGTCGCCCGAGCAGGTCATTCCACGGACACCAATCACGAGCTTGCTCGAATCTGCATCGTACCTTAGGGTTCTTCTGCTGGCCCCCGGCGTCATCGCCGCCGTCGCCCTTGCCCTTGCCCTTCTTCTTCCGCGCCTTGGCGCCAGACTTGTGTTGGCGGTGCGCCTTGTGCGcctgctcgccgccgccgtccgccgGAGCCATGGGGCTACCTAGGGCTCCGGCCTCCTACTTAACTTCTTCTTTTGTTCGCTGAGGCTGGGGTAGAGGGTTTGCGGCGGTAGGCCTTGCCGCCGCTGCCGGGGGCGGGGAGGGAGACGAGACTGGCAAGGGTTtagggaggcggcggcgcttCTGTGGGTAGTTTCTTGGGTCGTGAAGCTGCCTGAGCGGAATGAAACCAGTGCCCACGGCTCAGATTCCCCAACGGCCCAACAcacgaaaaaaaaaaaggagtcaATCGAACCCTGGAGAACCCCGTCCGGTAAGGCCCAACAACCCCATAGAATCGCGGTGACCGCAACCACATACACACTACACTGTCTTTGAATATTTGTCGTTGTTAATTTACATGCCAGTAAgtttatattatgaaaatagattcaacaatttatataatataataattatatattataaactTTTTTACTTAGATTTAGCCGAAGTTATTTTAAGAAATGAGAACGATAATTAATAAAAGACGGATGAAATTATTCTTGCATTGGCGGCTTGCTGCCACCGCCACGACTGAAGCGGAAACAAACAGCACCTTCTACTAGTGTAGTACTAGTATACTCCCTGCTACTAATATTTCGGGGGACACAAATCGATTGTTtggagagaaagaaaaaaaagagtaaaGTCAGCGGTCTCTAAACTTATTTGGATGTGTCATACCGGTTTTTAAACTTGCAACGACGGTTTAGGTATCTAAACTTATTCGGTAGCGTCATCCTAGTCTATAAACATAAAAATTTCCCATATaagtcctcaaacttgttcagttgtgtcatctcgGCCCATAAATttgtttttaagtctcatgggtcaaaacaggacgaatctaaaaactttatattgaaaaataagtcataattttgtgaaagtgcatctagccctttgtgggttttggtgaattgaatgacaacatgattaaaggtctaataagtttgctaagtgttgaacaggatattgagtctattgcacatacttgtggattgtgtattaacaagtatgttcaaggctcaacaagcaggcaaacttgatgatatgccaCATAGTGTTGAAATGAAGGCCAAATTGTATATTGTTGTATTAAAGGATTATGGAAACAATCTAGGTCAAGCAAAAGACAAGAATGCAAATAAGATCTATGGAATGGGTTATATGCTGTGGGATATCATAACATCATGAGAAAGTAAGCATATTTGACAAATGGCAAAAGAGACATGAGTTGAtgttcttggattggtctctacAATGActtgcttttcatgaacaagaaGAGCTTGATAGTGAACTAGGTTTGATCAAGCTAGAAGTATGAAGATCAAGATTGAAGTGAGTATTGAGTGTCAAGCCAAAATAGAGAGGATATAAGGAACTGTAAATTGGCTTGACCATATTGTTGTTGATCCATATATGTCTCTATGTGAGTCAAACTGAAGCTTGATTGatctcaatatttatatctagaagatattcaagcaaggatcacaatattgaagaaatgATTATTCAATGGATACTTAATGTGATatgacttgagtatggcttgataaggtgaagatagcaagaaaagggcttcgagggactaagcggaggtgaagggataagcgacggcttaaggaccgaggtaccatggctaaggtgaagaagagagtacttgcattgagtcgaggaactaatcaagctatgaggagtcatattgtgttgaggatcaaatctttagtagaagtgacttgaagccagggaggtgaactcatatgtgttgaaatgggtcaagtcacatgctcaaggtgtgtttgctcaagaaaaggagacaaagttgattgcaaccctttatggagtaatattgagaagaaatggcatatgaagacattgaagaATCAAGTGGTTAAATTGGTTATATTCTTTTGTTCTTGAGTATAGGTATGTCGTACTATCAAGGGGGATGCAATACGAACGATAGACAAGTCTCAAGTGCTCAAACTAACTAAACCCAAGTGCTAACTTGAGAGAAAACACTTAgcactgcacctgcacaagttgATCTTGGAGCTTGTTCTCTGTAGGGTTGGATAGCCCTTGAAACAAGCTTTCCGAAAAGTCCAAGATCACTGCAAACGGAGTTCGGAGTAAAACGTTATGCCTTTTTCCGTAAGGTGACCTGTGCTGTTTttacaagggcggcagtgccgcactTGATGGGCGGCAGTGCCACCCCTGTACAGTCacaacggctagtttttgaATCCTAACGGCTAGTTTGAGTGGGATGAGTATATATACCCATCCCACTGCTTCTGGTCGTGCTGCTGATGCTTCAGACTTTCCAAAGCCATTCCAAAGCCTCTccccaaccctctctttgtgagagtgaagtgcttagtgcacaatttAGTGTTGGGGCTGTGTGATTAAGTGTTAGAGAGTAGATTAGAGCAATCCTAACCTTGAGCACTTGCTGGGCTTCGTCGATCTTCgttgtgcatttgttactcttggaggtgaaGCCTCCTAGACGGCTAGGCGTCGTCCGGCGAGCTCCCGTGCTTGTGGTGAGCAGCGGGACAGTTTGTAAGACTCTCTTGCAGctagtgaaatcacccctcACCTCAAGAGTTCATTCTCTTGATTTGAGAACGAGGGCaaggcaagccttggtggcaAGCCAATCCTTTTGTGGATACTTCAACAACGTGGACTTAGGCCAGCCTTAGTGGCGACGCCGAACCACGGGATAAATATTGTGTGCTGATTTATATTCTTGCAATATTGTTGTTGAGGTGATTGTTTGGTTTGTGGCCAATCtacttggtggtacttgttctgcTACGTATAACTACTATTCAGTGACTAACATACTTGCAGGAAGCTGGGAAATTTACCTGATCTAAATTTCCTtggttggattttgaattgtacTAAGTTCCTCCTGcgcaggc contains:
- the LOC8082348 gene encoding LOW QUALITY PROTEIN: ribosome biogenesis protein BMS1 homolog (The sequence of the model RefSeq protein was modified relative to this genomic sequence to represent the inferred CDS: substituted 1 base at 1 genomic stop codon), with product MAPADGGGEQAHKAHRQHKSGAKARKKKGKGKGDGGDDAGGQQKNPKVRCRFEQARDWCPWNDLLGRHGSXSLVFSNQTTFPFFQAFAFQSAAKAKRLQARSAEIEQRRLHVPIMDRSIGEPPPFVVVVQGPPQVGKSLLIKCLVKHYTKQNLPEVRGPITVVSGKSRRVQFVECPNDINGMIDAAKIADLALLLIDGSYGFEMDTFEFLNIMQVHGFPKVMGVLTHLDKFKDVKKLRKTKQRLKHRFWAEIKEGAKLFYLSGLIHGKYTKREVHNLARFISVIKPIPLSWRMAHPYLLVDRFEDVTPTESVRLNRKCDRTITLYGYLRGCNMKRGTKVHITGAGDFSLSGVTGLADPCPLPSSAKKRGLRDKEKLFYAPMSGLGDLLYDKDAVYININDHLVQFSKSDENDAPEKQGKGKDVGVALVKTLQNTRYSLDEKLEQSFINFFGGRPAAQSKDSDAEGNVISASQDDQGDTNLQQVDDGNNSNAVTMERNEHSEGSSDSEEDNDDIQLRDRDVELREEVEICNGRVRRKAVSANFLDDVDDEGTDEDGDDEEDSGDDQLSGDSVSADDSGEASDSEDEIENTSKWKESLLARTQSRRSANLMQLVYGLPSTKLGGGALEENDDGEANSSDDEFFIPKGQKQAKNESPSFEDIDAEDCSKFFKAELRDWSNEDLIKSIRDRFVTGNWSKAALRGQDADENGEDGEEIYGDFEDLETGEVHMSQAVEDAERKDDPEVEERRLKKLALRAKFDAQYDGSELSDDEVDDVKKKSRQEQSNGGGYFDKLKEEMELRKQMNMSELNDLDEETRVDIEGFRTGTYVRLEVHGVPFELVEHFNPCHPILVGGIGLGEENTGFMQASLKRHRWHRKVLKTKDPIIVSIGWRRFQTTPVYAIEDRNGRHRMLKYTPEHMHCFAMFWGPLAPPKSGVLAVQNLSNNQVPFRITATGWVQEFNNTARIVKKIKLTGTPCKIFKKTALIKGMFTSDLEVARFEGAAIRTVSGIRGQVKKAAKIEPGDMLKRKGENTEGIARCTFEDRILMSDIVFLRAWVNVEVPTYCNPVTTALQPREQTWQGMRTTAELRREHNIPTPHNKDSVYKPIERKPRKFNPVEIPAKLQQLLPFKSKPKDTPKQKKVSVENRVPVIMQPSEKKTHAAIQQLRLIKQEKAKKKKNKEQQKKKAYEAEKAKTELLTKKRQREERRERYREEDKQKKRARR